CTAGGAATCCTTTTTCCTGTGGAGGACGGCCTTCGCGTTTCGATTTTTccatctttttctcgttttttcctcggtGTTGGCCCCCGGATCTCGCAGTCTTGCCCGCTCAGTCGCACACAGCGAGTCGAACAACTCGGAGGCTGGCGGGAATCCGGTACTCACTGACTACGTCGCGACGCGGTGGTATCGCGCTCCAGAAATTCTTCTCGGAAGTACCAGCTACACCAAGGGCGTGGATATGTGGTCTCTGGGGTGTATCCTCGGTGAACTGCTCTCAGGTCGTCCCATCTTTCCAGGTCTGCAAAAGTACTTTTCTCGAGCAGAAAAGGGatctttctcccttctctccaggtTCACAGCAGTCACATTCTGTGTCGCCTTTCATCCATATACAAACGTCTCTGTCTATGCACCTAGAGCTATCTATATCTttatctatgtatctatatctgtatctatctatatctacatatctatctatctatgtatatatatatatatatgtatgcctgcgcccctctttctccgtctgtgctttttcctgcatccttttccgtttttttctgtgtgtgtctccgcggGGGTTTGTACCGCTTTTTatcgtttctttcctcttgtcaTCTCGACGTGTCTTCtacgaggagaaaggactACTTCGTAGGAATGTAAACGAGTTTTGAGTTGCATCGTTCCTGCGTCTTTCGCTTCGTTCACTGTCTCCGAGTCGTCAGTCTTCGCGTTCGACGCCGTTGCTGGGTTCTTGTCTAtctgcgcgtctctgcgAGACTTCATGcattttcgtttcttctccaggaaCCTCGACGATGAACCAGCTGGAGAGAATCATGACTCTTACAGGAAGGCCAAGTCCCGAAGACGTGGACGCAGTCAAGTCTCCCTTCGCCGCCACCATGATGGAAAGTTTGCCGCTGGGCAAGGTTAAGTGAGTGCCGTAGAGAAACCAAACAGCATGCGGTGTACGGGGGAAAGTTTTTTTCTGTAAACACACCGACATCAAGTCTGTTCATGCCCACCTCCGTTTCTGAGTACGCGATGTCTCTGTTCATCTTTCGAGCTTTCTGTCCGAATCCACACATCAGTACAAATGTAATGGTTCATTGAGGCATAAAATCTGCACCCGCGCATTCGAGTGTATGTGCATTCATCTTTGCGTATATTCATTCACCTTCGCGTAGCTACTGAAAagctctcgccttttctctttctccacatGTATGCACACCCATGAAAAAGCAAATGCCTATTTGTATGTGTGAGTTTTCGGTGTGCGTGTCTGTATTTGCGTCGGTCGTCTTTGTTACTTTGTTCACCTTTTCAAACTCAGAAAAAGTCACAAAGATGCTGAGGCATGCGGCAGCGTCTGCACCACTCTGCGGGTCACACTCTGTCTTGGTCCCTCTTTGCGTCAAGTATTTGCTCTCGGAAGTTTTTCGACAAAAAGGAAATTGTGCGCCGGTTCGCATGCCTACTTCTAGATCTTCATCATGTCCCTCTGCGTGACCTAATATTTATCGGAGTGTGCCTCAGTATCTGGACAACTTCTCCgctttttgcatgcagctgcgtcCTCGTTTCCCAGGAGTGATCTTTCCGTACCCATTTGGCTGCGGAAAGACTTGTGAGAGACGCCTGTGCTGATTTGCGCGCGCATGTTTGCGTTGTCTCGTCTACCTGTTCAGGAATTTCAAAGATGCCTTCCCCAACGCTTCTCCAGAGGCGCTGGACCTTCTCAAGCAACTGCTGCAGTTCAATCCCAACAAGCGCATCAGGTAAGACTTCTTTCGATCTGTCAACCAACCTCGCGATTCATGTACCCTTTTGCCTCCTCGTATTCTAGTAGCTATTcaacatgtatatatatatctatatatctatatatatcgatacatatagatatatataggtatataaatatatatagagatatGTACGTGTACATCGATGTGACTGTCTCTACTCTTTTGTCCATCTCACTGCATCACCGTATGTTTGTGTGTAtcggggaggaagaagctgtaTGTCTGGGTGCGCGCGCTTGTTTGTGTGTCTTAACGGCAGCGTCTTTCTCGAAATGCGCTGTTCTCGGGTGATTGCTTTTTCAGTGCCGAGAAAGGACTTGAACATCCGTACGTCCGGCAATTTCACAGTCCTGAAGACGAGCCTGTATGCGGGAAGATCATCGCGATCCCGATCGACGACAACACCAAGTAAGCTGCGAAGACTCCGCGTTGATTTTCAAGGCGAACCGTGGCGTCGGAGTGCTGTCTTCCGCTGCGATTGCCTCCCGTTGATCTCGCTCGAGGAGCCAATTCGCCTCCAGAGTCAAAACGTTTTCTTGTGGTACTTCCTCGCGGGGTGTGCTCGGCCAACCGTTTGCAGCTTCTCCGCTTTTGGACGCGCTGCGTCGTGCGTCCGCCCTGGATGTCCTTCGGACTTTTCAGAATCTTCTTTTCCATGCactcgtctcccttctttccttctctcttgcagtctctctccacgttccctcgcctttcctctctgcttggTCTGCCAGTTGAATcgtgttctccctcttcttttgtcttgttctccctcttcttttgtcttgttctccctctgcttgtctctgaGACCGCCTgccctttttttctctcggtcATTTCGGGGCAGCTtcgtttcgcgttttcttaGGTACTCTGTCGAAGACTACCGAGATAAAGTTTACTCGGAGGTGAtcaagaagaaacacgacCAGCGGCGACACCGCACAGCTGGTTCTTCCGGCCGCCACCATTCTTCACATCACTCGTCGGGAACTCGCTCCTCGTcgagctcttcttcctcttctgcaaATCCTCGCACGAGCTCAAGCGCGCAACATCGCAACTCCCAGAGCAGACCCGCAGGTTCTTCGCAGacctcggcgtctcctcaaGCCTCGCACAACCCGCGAAGCGGcagttcctcctcgtcctaCACTGGAAGCTCGAGCGCCAGCCACCCCACCGGCGCGAGCGCGCAGGCACCCTCTCACTTCGGATCTTCGCACTACGCCTCGTCTCACCAAATGCACAGATCCGGCAGTTTCGTCCGAGACCGACCTCCTGCCTACGCATCCTCCACCTCAGGAGTCTCGCACTACCCTCACTACCCCGCAtcctcgtcctctgtctcctcttcgcaccatggtgtctcctcttcgcaccatggtgtctcctcttcgcctcaaGGAGTATCCTCTTCGCACcacggtgtctcctcttcgcaccatggtgtctcctcttcgcaccatggtgtctcctcttcgcaccacggtgtctcctcttcgcaccatggtgtctcctcttcgcacCACGGTGTCTCCCCACAGATGAGTCCGGGCATGTCGACGGCGACATCTGGGGgcagcgtgcatgcaagagaCAGGCCGGCAGCCAGCGGATCGAGCGCGGGAGTTTCTCATGCATACTACGCGTCGCAGTTTTTTGCGCCTGGTTCAGCGACTCACTCCCCACAGCTCTCAGGTTCTTCGCGCCTCGCGGGGCAGTCTGCTGAGGGCgtcgcggcgcatgcagtcagcCGCGGAGAGAGCTTCCACGGCCCTGTCCGCGCGAAGaccgacacacacacacatatggGCGTCAGCCGAGCCGTCTCTGGAACTCCGCAGGtaagaaacgcagaagcatTTGCGTTTTGTTTCTTATGAATGAACAAGTGAAGGAAGGGCGCTTGAGCGCGTGGACGCTGTCTGGAGAggcgcaagagagaaagtcatgtgtctcttcagagagagacagagagaggaagaagtcgagctGACTAAAGGTATGCCGAGTAGTTTGCGTCGAGAATCGCTTGCAGGAGCGACGACCAGTGGGGAACCGACCGCGGACTTGGTGTGAAGTCTTTACTCGAACGACGAGTTCTTTGTAATGTGCATCTACTTTTGTCGACGACCCCAGATGTGCAGCTGTTGATGCATGTGCATCTGCATTTACAATCCTTGCCAAAAAGAAATCTAGACGGTTAATGCGGGAGCTCACGAGAGAGGGGGATGGAAAACGGCCCGGTGTCGGAGTCCCGCATGCGCGAGCTTCATGAGCTCTCAAATGtcgtctgctctttctcctcagtGGACGGACATCGAACGGCACcactcgcatgcagtcaagGTAAGCGTACTCACGAAGCATGAATGCATCTGTCAACACTCTCTGATATACGCGCGTCTATACACATACAAagaaagatatatatatatatacacgtggATGTTTGTGGAGATATGTCTGAGTAgtcaggagagaaagggataTCTGAACTTTAAAGAGTTGTTTCGTGAGGTCTTTGCGTAGGTCTTTCCTCCCGTGTATAGGACGGCACTTCTTGGCGACTAGCGTTTTTTACGTTTgtgaaggaaagaagggggTCGTTTGCACACCTGGTCGCAGGAATGtggtttctcttttttttcagtcTGCGTCCAAGACATACAACAGCTGAGCCTGCTTAGATGGGGAAATTCGACAAACGTTGCTTGTCTTTTCCACGCCGCATTTGTTGACTGCGGAGGCCTCTCGTCGCTGCCCCGCCGTTCTCCAGACTCTTGCTTTGTGTCAAAGAAGAGCCGAGCGCAACTGGGAGGATGCAGCTCAAGCTGAAAGACTCTACAGCGCAAAAGCAAAGATTCAGACAGGAACAGaaactctctctcttctccgcctgtGTCTTGACGTGGACACAGAAGCCTCGCAAGACTTCCACCGAAAgcgaaggtggagaaagcAAATTGACGTTCATCAGTATTCATATGTGTGCATTTACTTTCATATGCGTATTCCTGCATCTACTGGTACCTAGTGTCGACCTGTGTATCTTGGAGGGGAAGGGGAGGGCACAGGGACGACTGTCTGCTCTCTGAGGGAGAGTTTTGTGTCGCCTTTGGAACCTGTAAGGGAAGCTTTGCTTTTTCAGTCCAGACTGCGGACGAGGGAATGATTTTTTTTAGCATGTGAGCGTCAAACCAGTGCAGACGCCTCGCTGTGTGTGCGCAGTCGAAACGCTTGTCTTGAAATTCATGCCGTAAAGCCTGCACAGCTGCCACCCGAACGAAGGACATGTAGAAAGGTCGAGAAGCCACTGCGAAGGACGCAGGCCAGAAAACGGGAATACATACACTGGCCCATATCAACATCGATGAAACTTTTTTGACTGACGTAACACCGTAGAAAATTAAGCTGAGTTTTTTATGTTCAAACTCTCCACTTGACACGTTGAACTGTAAACCTCCTGAACACAGTTGTCGCAACGGTAATTTCGAGAAAAGTAGACGGGAAGCCGCCTGGATGTCGAGGTCGGGAAGAACTGATTCGATACAAGGCACTCGCTTCTACATATTTCTGTAGCTCTTGAGACTCGCGCGCCTCTGAGTTTTTAGGGTATcacgaagaaacagcaggCGTAATCCTTTTCCACAAAAAAAATGCGAATTCTCGAAACGAAAAGGTGGGTTGTTTGTTTTTGATTTTTGGCTCCACCGCAGTCCACATTTCGActaaagagagacacaaggcCTCAAACTCTTCGAGAAGTGCGAAGGCGTGTGAACGTAGATACGACGAAATCGGAAGCAAAGAAGCTTCTGGTTGTcgagcgaagaggcagaaacgagagcgagagcagaaCAGCCACTACAGAGAGCTAGGtagaacagagagaaaagcagggaaaacagaaaaagagacggagaagagcaaaACAGAGGCAGtcaacacacagagagaaaacgcgcagctatgcgaacagagagaggatgcAAGGTAGCtaaacagaaagagaaggtgaggtaggcagaacagagaggaataTCGGTCGCGAGAACAGTGAGTGAAGAAGCCTTGGGTAGAACcgcgggagaaagcgaggcagCTCGAACAGAAAGTGAAGGAGCGATAGCTggaaaacacacagagagagagagaatgaagTAGAGGTagcaagaaggagagaagcagtgaggcgagacggagaaagagaggaagcatgACCAGCGAGAGGTGGCCAGCGgagcaagaaaggagacagtaGAAAGAGATT
This Toxoplasma gondii ME49 chromosome VIII, whole genome shotgun sequence DNA region includes the following protein-coding sequences:
- a CDS encoding cell-cycle-assocaited protein kinase ERK7, putative (encoded by transcript TGME49_233010~Gene product name based on ToxoDB Community Expert Annotation. Predicted member of protein kinase subfamily CMGC;MAPK;ERK7, (PMID:22047078).), translating into MSDEVDKHVLRKYDILQKLGKGAYGIVWKSTDRRTNETVALKKIFDAFQNATDAQRTFREIMFLQELAGHENIVRLKNVLKADNDKDIYLVFDYMETDLHAVIRADILEEIHKQYIVYQLLRAIKYMHSGELLHRDMKPSNVLLNSECQVKVADFGLARSVAHSESNNSEAGGNPVLTDYVATRWYRAPEILLGSTSYTKGVDMWSLGCILGELLSGRPIFPGTSTMNQLERIMTLTGRPSPEDVDAVKSPFAATMMESLPLGKVKNFKDAFPNASPEALDLLKQLLQFNPNKRISAEKGLEHPYVRQFHSPEDEPVCGKIIAIPIDDNTKYSVEDYRDKVYSEVIKKKHDQRRHRTAGSSGRHHSSHHSSGTRSSSSSSSSSANPRTSSSAQHRNSQSRPAGSSQTSASPQASHNPRSGSSSSSYTGSSSASHPTGASAQAPSHFGSSHYASSHQMHRSGSFVRDRPPAYASSTSGVSHYPHYPASSSSVSSSHHGVSSSHHGVSSSPQGVSSSHHGVSSSHHGVSSSHHGVSSSHHGVSSSHHGVSSSHHGVSPQMSPGMSTATSGGSVHARDRPAASGSSAGVSHAYYASQFFAPGSATHSPQLSGSSRLAGQSAEGVAAHAVSRGESFHGPVRAKTDTHTHMGVSRAVSGTPQWTDIERHHSHAVKSASKTYNS